The following proteins come from a genomic window of Planctomycetota bacterium:
- a CDS encoding MMPL family transporter → MFHLLGKVVSRHWLLVMIAWAVVAAVLRLLAPSWDLVTHDGDLAYLPDRMTTVRGERLLAAAFPGNKSKSQFVIVAARDERPLSSEDLAALETLAHQVRDPALEPELPLVDAWTPASDVVGQKLISPDRRAALAVMQLSTEFMALQNIPILDRISRQVNAFAKEPSVPAGLHFGVTGSAAVGGDMQGSAGESIKNTELVTVLLVLSILAVVYRAPVLVLIPLLTLMLSVVVASDAVALLALVKQQPGWEWFDFQLFKTSKIFVVTILFGAGTDFCLFLIARYREELERGFGHVRAIELALEHVGGALAASALTTVLGLGTMIFADFGKYRNSGPAIGLCLLVALTACLTLAPAMLRALGQWVFWPRYIGVDRKIAAEVTGINDTDLPASTDAADRATKKFWSKIANLVVERPGLILATSVALLSPLAMAGWNPPISYNLLAELDPSRPSVHGTALLSKHFPPGETGPVTVLAHKDGAAFQSKEREQDIARMTKWMYDLPGVKQVRSYTEPLGDTPGMYNIFRGKGLAKLTARGNKGARAMYLAQNPELAGEVTRFDLILEYDPFSIEALHFVDRLDTDLQKFAADPKSPWHDVQFDFLGTSAATRDLKTVTEADRQLIQQLVVFVVMGVLMVLLRRPGLCLYLMISVLFSYFVTLGATHLLFSHWYPHFQGLDWKVPIFLFVILVAIGEDYNIFLVTRVIEEQAKHGALAGLRIAVTQTGGIITSCGVIMAGTFVSMMTGTLKGMLELGFALSIGIMLDTVVVRPILVPCYLAIVENIRGTLVQQRGATTDDPVEDKSMVATGRD, encoded by the coding sequence ATGTTTCATCTGCTCGGCAAGGTAGTTTCGCGGCACTGGTTGCTGGTGATGATTGCGTGGGCGGTTGTGGCTGCGGTGTTGCGGTTGCTTGCCCCCTCGTGGGACTTAGTGACCCACGACGGCGACCTGGCCTATCTTCCCGACCGGATGACTACCGTGCGGGGCGAACGACTGCTGGCTGCGGCTTTTCCCGGCAACAAATCAAAAAGCCAGTTCGTGATCGTAGCGGCGCGCGACGAGCGGCCGTTGTCGAGTGAAGACCTGGCCGCGCTCGAAACACTGGCCCACCAGGTCCGCGACCCCGCGCTCGAGCCCGAGTTGCCGCTGGTCGATGCCTGGACCCCCGCCAGCGATGTCGTCGGCCAAAAGTTAATTAGTCCTGATCGGCGCGCCGCCCTGGCGGTGATGCAACTGTCGACCGAGTTCATGGCGTTGCAGAACATTCCGATTCTCGATCGCATCTCGCGACAGGTGAACGCCTTTGCCAAGGAACCGAGCGTGCCGGCAGGGCTACACTTCGGCGTGACCGGCAGCGCTGCGGTCGGCGGCGACATGCAAGGCTCGGCCGGAGAAAGCATCAAGAACACCGAGTTGGTGACCGTGCTGCTGGTTCTAAGCATCCTGGCGGTGGTCTATCGCGCGCCGGTGCTGGTGCTGATTCCGCTCTTAACCTTGATGCTCAGCGTCGTCGTGGCCAGCGACGCCGTCGCGCTGTTGGCGTTGGTGAAGCAGCAGCCCGGCTGGGAATGGTTTGACTTTCAGTTGTTCAAGACGTCGAAGATCTTCGTCGTCACGATTCTGTTCGGCGCGGGGACTGACTTCTGCCTGTTCCTGATCGCGCGCTATCGCGAGGAGCTTGAACGCGGCTTTGGCCACGTGCGGGCGATCGAGCTCGCCTTGGAACATGTCGGCGGCGCGCTGGCCGCCAGCGCCCTGACCACGGTGCTGGGGCTGGGTACGATGATCTTCGCCGACTTCGGCAAATACCGAAACAGCGGGCCGGCCATTGGGCTGTGCCTGTTGGTGGCGCTGACCGCGTGCCTGACGCTCGCGCCGGCGATGTTGCGGGCGCTGGGACAGTGGGTCTTCTGGCCGCGGTATATTGGCGTCGATCGCAAAATCGCGGCCGAGGTCACGGGCATAAACGACACCGATTTGCCAGCGTCGACCGACGCTGCCGACCGGGCGACCAAGAAGTTCTGGTCCAAGATCGCGAACCTGGTCGTCGAGCGGCCCGGGCTGATCCTGGCCACCAGTGTCGCGTTGTTGAGTCCGCTGGCCATGGCCGGTTGGAACCCGCCAATTTCATACAATCTGTTGGCCGAGTTGGACCCCAGCCGGCCAAGCGTGCATGGGACCGCGCTGCTGTCCAAACATTTTCCGCCGGGCGAAACCGGCCCGGTGACTGTCCTGGCCCATAAAGACGGAGCCGCCTTCCAGTCCAAGGAGCGCGAGCAGGACATCGCGCGCATGACCAAATGGATGTACGACCTGCCCGGTGTCAAGCAAGTACGCAGCTACACCGAGCCGTTGGGCGACACGCCCGGTATGTACAACATCTTCCGTGGCAAGGGGCTGGCCAAGCTCACGGCCCGCGGCAACAAGGGCGCTCGGGCGATGTACCTGGCCCAGAACCCCGAGTTGGCTGGCGAGGTGACGCGGTTTGATTTGATCCTGGAATACGATCCGTTCTCGATCGAGGCGCTGCACTTCGTCGATCGGCTTGACACCGATTTGCAAAAGTTCGCCGCCGATCCCAAATCCCCTTGGCACGACGTGCAGTTCGATTTTCTGGGCACCTCGGCCGCCACACGCGATTTGAAAACGGTGACCGAGGCGGACCGGCAGTTGATCCAGCAACTGGTCGTGTTCGTCGTGATGGGCGTGTTGATGGTCTTGCTGCGCCGGCCGGGGTTGTGCCTGTATCTGATGATCTCGGTGCTGTTCAGTTACTTTGTCACGCTCGGCGCGACGCACCTGCTGTTCTCGCACTGGTATCCCCACTTCCAAGGGCTCGATTGGAAGGTGCCGATCTTCTTGTTCGTGATCCTGGTGGCCATCGGCGAGGACTACAACATCTTCCTGGTCACGCGCGTGATCGAGGAACAAGCCAAGCACGGCGCGCTGGCCGGCTTGCGCATCGCGGTGACGCAGACCGGCGGCATCATCACCAGTTGCGGCGTGATCATGGCCGGCACCTTTGTGTCGATGATGACCGGCACGCTGAAGGGGATGCTTGAACTGGGGTTCGCTCTGTCGATTGGCATCATGCTCGACACGGTGGTGGTGCGGCCGATCCTGGTGCCGTGCTATTTGGCGATCGTCGAGAACATTCGCGGGACCCTCGTGCAGCAACGAGGAGCGACGACCGACGACCCAGTGGAAGACAAATCGATGGTTGCCACCGGGCGCGACTGA
- a CDS encoding S41 family peptidase codes for MHQPFMVPGRRLLAASGRTLGALTLWLAALAGTGLVGGNALRAQVAFVTPTPPAPVMEGAVTGILDRGQKMEQQRRWGEALSLYEDALRHHHGHAELEQRFAVTRTHYDLSRRYNDASFRETLSKLTFQQALDLYGEVLLKVHTHYVHNPNWNQLFDRGTMALELALTDPVFVERNLPRATEAQIDRFRGELHTKLNLRKSSLPIETRHAAREMVATSARLAHEQLGLLESAVVLEYVCGATNALDAYSTFLTAGQLNEVYSQIEGNFVGLGIELKTQDGNLLILKVISGSPAERGGLRAGDLITGVEGRTVRELSADQAANMLQGKEGTIVQLSVVTPGTAPRQLRIRREQVEVPSVDNARILDSTLGIAYLRLTCFQKTTARDLDAALWKLHRDGMRSLIIDLRGNPGGLLTTSVEVVDRFVERGTIVSTRGRSAQEDFVYSAHEQGTWHVPLVVLIDGESASASEIFAGAIRDHHRGTIVGARSYGKGSVQGIFPLNLASSGLRLTTAKFYSPQGQAYSQVGVQPDVLVQQTARPVADDNGNVRQPVAEGDPALDAATNVAKREMARR; via the coding sequence ATGCACCAGCCCTTCATGGTTCCTGGCCGCCGACTGCTCGCCGCGAGCGGTCGCACTCTCGGGGCGCTCACCCTCTGGCTGGCGGCGCTGGCCGGCACTGGTCTTGTGGGGGGCAACGCGCTGCGCGCCCAAGTCGCGTTTGTCACGCCGACTCCTCCGGCTCCGGTCATGGAAGGCGCGGTGACCGGCATTCTGGACCGTGGCCAGAAGATGGAGCAGCAACGCCGCTGGGGCGAAGCGCTCAGTCTGTACGAAGACGCACTCCGCCATCATCACGGCCATGCCGAGTTGGAACAGCGCTTTGCCGTCACGCGCACGCACTACGATCTAAGCCGGCGTTACAACGACGCCTCGTTCCGCGAAACCTTGTCGAAACTTACCTTTCAACAAGCGCTTGACCTGTATGGCGAAGTGCTGTTGAAAGTTCACACCCATTACGTCCACAACCCCAATTGGAACCAACTGTTCGATCGCGGCACGATGGCGCTGGAACTGGCTCTGACCGATCCGGTGTTCGTCGAGCGGAACCTGCCTCGCGCGACCGAGGCCCAGATCGATCGCTTCCGTGGCGAGTTGCACACCAAGCTCAACCTGCGCAAGAGCAGCCTGCCGATCGAAACCCGACATGCGGCACGCGAGATGGTCGCCACGTCGGCCCGGTTGGCGCACGAGCAATTGGGCCTGCTTGAATCGGCCGTGGTGCTCGAATACGTCTGCGGCGCGACCAACGCGCTCGACGCGTACAGCACGTTCCTCACGGCTGGTCAGTTGAACGAAGTCTATTCGCAAATCGAAGGAAACTTCGTCGGCCTGGGCATTGAGCTCAAGACCCAAGACGGCAACCTGTTGATCCTGAAGGTCATCTCGGGCAGTCCCGCCGAGCGTGGCGGTCTGCGCGCTGGCGATCTGATCACCGGGGTCGAAGGACGGACTGTCCGCGAGTTGTCGGCTGACCAGGCCGCCAACATGCTGCAAGGCAAGGAAGGGACGATTGTGCAACTGAGCGTGGTCACGCCGGGAACGGCGCCACGCCAACTGCGGATTCGTCGCGAGCAAGTCGAAGTTCCCAGCGTCGACAACGCGCGGATCCTCGACAGCACATTGGGCATCGCCTACTTGCGACTCACCTGCTTCCAGAAGACCACCGCTCGCGACTTGGACGCGGCCCTGTGGAAGCTGCACCGTGATGGAATGCGCAGCTTGATCATCGACCTGCGGGGCAACCCCGGCGGCTTGCTGACCACCAGCGTGGAAGTTGTCGACCGGTTCGTCGAACGAGGGACGATCGTCTCGACGCGCGGCCGCAGCGCGCAAGAAGACTTTGTCTACTCGGCCCACGAGCAGGGAACCTGGCATGTACCGCTGGTGGTGCTGATCGATGGCGAGAGCGCCAGCGCCAGCGAGATTTTTGCCGGCGCGATTCGCGATCATCATCGCGGCACGATCGTCGGCGCCCGCAGCTATGGCAAAGGCTCGGTCCAGGGAATCTTCCCGCTGAACCTGGCCAGTTCGGGCCTGCGACTGACCACGGCCAAGTTCTACTCGCCACAAGGCCAGGCCTATAGCCAGGTGGGGGTCCAGCCCGACGTGCTGGTCCAACAGACCGCGCGCCCCGTGGCCGACGACAACGGCAACGTGCGGCAACCGGTTGCCGAGGGTGACCCGGCCCTCGACGCGGCGACCAACGTGGCCAAGCGCGAAATGGCCCGCCGCTAG
- the rpsJ gene encoding 30S ribosomal protein S10 translates to MAGTTNEVIRIRMESFDHSVLDQSAAEIVDTAKRTGSEVHGPIPLPTRIERYTVLSSPHIDKKARQQFEIRTHKRVIDIVRSTAKTIEALNKLSLPAGVDIKIKASSRH, encoded by the coding sequence GTGGCTGGGACAACTAACGAGGTGATTCGCATCCGGATGGAGTCGTTCGATCACTCGGTGCTCGACCAGAGCGCCGCGGAAATCGTCGACACCGCCAAGCGTACCGGCTCGGAAGTTCACGGCCCGATTCCGTTGCCCACGCGGATCGAGCGTTACACGGTGCTGTCGAGCCCGCACATCGACAAGAAGGCGCGCCAGCAGTTCGAGATTCGCACCCACAAGCGCGTGATTGACATTGTGCGTTCGACGGCCAAGACCATCGAAGCGCTCAACAAGCTGAGCTTGCCGGCGGGGGTTGATATCAAGATCAAGGCATCGAGCCGCCACTAA
- the rplC gene encoding 50S ribosomal protein L3, translated as MALGLLGRKIGMTQIFNEAGKVVPVTVIEAGPCHVLQLRTKERDGYEAIQVGFDDKPRRTAIRSERGHVAKLESKRAKRAAAAGVAVAERAGCEPQRFVREFRVAAGDVKVGQKLDVSLLAEVKSVDVTGISKGRGTAGLMKRHNFAGQRATHGVKKVHRHSGGTSANTYPGHVFKGKKMVGRMGAERCTSRNLKVVRVDPENNLLLVNGAVPGPNGGYVVIRTTNMLK; from the coding sequence ATGGCACTTGGACTACTCGGTCGCAAGATCGGGATGACGCAAATTTTTAATGAAGCCGGCAAGGTAGTGCCGGTCACCGTGATCGAGGCTGGGCCTTGTCACGTGTTGCAGTTGCGCACCAAAGAGCGCGACGGCTACGAAGCGATTCAAGTCGGGTTCGACGACAAGCCGCGTCGCACCGCCATTCGCAGTGAGCGTGGTCACGTTGCCAAGCTCGAAAGCAAGCGGGCCAAGCGCGCCGCCGCGGCCGGTGTGGCTGTGGCCGAGCGAGCGGGCTGTGAGCCCCAGCGGTTCGTCCGCGAATTCCGCGTCGCCGCTGGCGATGTGAAGGTCGGGCAGAAGCTCGACGTCAGCTTGTTGGCCGAGGTCAAATCGGTCGACGTCACCGGCATCAGCAAAGGCCGCGGCACGGCCGGCTTGATGAAGCGGCACAACTTCGCCGGTCAGCGCGCCACGCACGGTGTCAAGAAAGTGCATCGTCACTCGGGTGGCACCAGCGCCAACACTTACCCCGGTCACGTCTTCAAGGGCAAGAAGATGGTCGGCCGGATGGGCGCCGAGCGCTGCACCTCGCGCAATCTGAAGGTCGTCCGCGTCGACCCGGAGAATAACCTGCTCTTGGTCAACGGCGCGGTCCCTGGTCCGAACGGCGGCTATGTCGTCATTCGCACGACAAACATGCTTAAGTAA
- the rplD gene encoding 50S ribosomal protein L4 produces the protein MAKLPVYDRTGKQVGSYEIDPATLASTINKQLLHDVVVMYQANARQGTFRTKNRSEVAGTTKKMYRQKGTGNARAGSRRSGVRRGGNHIFAKRPRSFYYRLPRKAVQLATRMAMAAKIQSDSVVLLDDLQMSAPKTKDVAAILKAIKCDGASLLLATASYDLNVYKSARNIDRVDVAPVAELNAWSILRPRKVVMTKAALDAFRQRIPAAGAAS, from the coding sequence ATGGCCAAGTTGCCAGTCTACGATCGAACGGGAAAGCAGGTCGGCTCGTACGAGATCGACCCTGCCACCCTCGCTTCGACCATCAATAAGCAATTGCTGCACGACGTGGTGGTGATGTACCAGGCGAACGCTCGCCAAGGGACGTTCCGCACCAAGAACCGCAGCGAAGTCGCCGGCACGACCAAGAAGATGTATCGCCAGAAAGGCACGGGCAACGCCCGCGCCGGTTCGCGTCGCAGCGGTGTCCGCCGCGGCGGCAATCACATTTTCGCCAAGCGGCCGCGCAGCTTTTACTACCGGTTGCCGCGCAAGGCGGTGCAGTTGGCCACGCGGATGGCCATGGCCGCCAAGATTCAAAGCGACTCGGTGGTGCTGCTCGACGATCTGCAAATGTCGGCCCCCAAGACCAAGGACGTGGCGGCGATTCTCAAGGCCATCAAGTGCGATGGGGCGAGCTTGCTGTTGGCCACGGCCAGTTACGATCTGAATGTGTACAAGAGCGCGCGGAACATCGACCGGGTCGATGTGGCGCCGGTGGCCGAGCTAAACGCCTGGTCGATCTTGCGTCCCCGCAAGGTGGTGATGACCAAGGCGGCGCTCGATGCCTTCCGGCAACGCATTCCCGCCGCCGGCGCGGCGAGCTGA
- the rplW gene encoding 50S ribosomal protein L23 gives MATKVKQAAPAPELSSLLAPHQVIVRPLLTEKGMHRSTRHNAYSFEVNPLATKHDIRHAVEELFHVKVLKVHTVNRKGKPRRIKNRASHTADWKKAIVKLHSDSRIDFF, from the coding sequence ATGGCAACCAAAGTAAAACAAGCTGCCCCGGCCCCCGAGCTGAGCTCGCTGTTGGCGCCGCACCAGGTGATCGTCCGCCCGCTGCTGACCGAAAAGGGCATGCACCGGTCGACGCGGCACAATGCGTACTCGTTTGAAGTGAATCCGCTGGCGACCAAGCACGACATTCGTCACGCGGTCGAAGAGTTGTTTCACGTGAAGGTGCTGAAGGTTCACACGGTGAACCGCAAGGGGAAGCCCCGCCGCATTAAGAATCGTGCCAGCCATACCGCTGACTGGAAGAAGGCGATCGTCAAGCTGCACTCGGATAGCCGGATCGACTTCTTCTAA
- the rplB gene encoding 50S ribosomal protein L2, whose amino-acid sequence MGIRNYKPVTPGRRGASVSDFAELTPGAKPEKSLLIPKKRTGGRNNQGVITARHRGGGHKRFIRVIDFKRDKDGVAARVESVQYDPNRTARVALLHYVDGEKRYIIAPIGLKAGDELMSGPDAPPSVGNCLPLRNIPLGMEIHSIELQPGRGGVLCRSAGVSATLGARDANWAQITLPSGEVRRVPAACRATIGSTSNPDHMNIVLGKAGRKRWMGRRPHVRGTAMNPIDHPHGGGEGRTKGGRHPVSPTGKSAKGGSTRKPRKPSNSAIVRRRKSRRYGQLKLHT is encoded by the coding sequence ATGGGTATTCGCAACTACAAGCCAGTCACTCCCGGTCGTCGTGGCGCGAGCGTCAGCGACTTTGCCGAGTTGACGCCGGGCGCCAAGCCCGAGAAGTCGCTGCTGATCCCCAAGAAGCGAACCGGCGGTCGCAACAACCAAGGTGTGATTACCGCGCGACATCGCGGCGGCGGTCATAAGCGATTCATCCGCGTCATCGACTTCAAGCGTGACAAGGACGGCGTCGCGGCCCGTGTCGAATCGGTTCAATACGATCCGAACCGGACGGCCCGCGTGGCGTTGTTGCACTATGTCGATGGCGAGAAGCGGTACATCATCGCCCCGATCGGCCTGAAGGCCGGCGACGAGTTGATGAGCGGCCCCGACGCTCCGCCGTCGGTGGGCAATTGCTTGCCGCTGAGGAACATTCCGCTGGGCATGGAGATTCACTCCATTGAGCTGCAGCCGGGTCGCGGCGGCGTGCTGTGCCGTTCGGCCGGCGTGTCGGCGACGCTGGGCGCGCGTGACGCCAACTGGGCGCAGATCACTTTGCCCAGCGGTGAAGTCCGTCGCGTGCCGGCCGCCTGTCGCGCCACGATCGGCAGCACCAGCAACCCGGACCACATGAACATCGTGTTGGGCAAGGCCGGCCGCAAGCGCTGGATGGGCCGTCGCCCGCACGTCCGCGGCACCGCCATGAACCCGATCGACCACCCGCACGGTGGTGGTGAAGGTCGCACCAAGGGTGGTCGTCACCCGGTGAGCCCGACGGGCAAGAGCGCCAAGGGCGGATCGACGCGCAAGCCTCGCAAACCGTCGAACTCGGCGATCGTCCGTCGCCGCAAGTCGCGGCGTTACGGCCAGTTGAAGTTGCACACGTAA
- the rpsS gene encoding 30S ribosomal protein S19: MGRSLKKGPFVTPKLYLKVDRMNSTGRKEAIKTWARACTIVPEFVGHTFMVHNGKAHVKVFVTEDMVGHKLGEFSPTRTFRGHGGTKKSDSAAGPGK, translated from the coding sequence ATGGGAAGGTCGCTCAAGAAAGGTCCCTTCGTCACCCCGAAGTTGTACCTCAAGGTCGACAGGATGAACTCCACGGGGCGCAAAGAGGCGATCAAGACCTGGGCTCGGGCTTGCACGATTGTGCCCGAGTTCGTGGGCCACACGTTCATGGTGCATAACGGCAAGGCGCACGTGAAAGTGTTCGTCACCGAGGACATGGTCGGACACAAGTTGGGTGAGTTTTCGCCGACCCGCACCTTCCGCGGTCACGGCGGCACCAAGAAGTCCGACTCCGCCGCGGGTCCGGGTAAGTAA
- the rplV gene encoding 50S ribosomal protein L22, which produces MSFQATHKHARISARKVRPIADLVRGKHADDALNVLRYQPQRGARLLEKVIKSALGNAEEQRHANVASLIVVDVRIDGGPMFKRIRPRSRGQAFGILKRTSHISVTLDSPFAQQQAATAEE; this is translated from the coding sequence ATGTCATTCCAAGCCACGCATAAGCATGCCCGCATTAGCGCCCGCAAGGTCCGGCCGATTGCCGACCTGGTGCGGGGCAAGCACGCCGACGACGCGTTGAACGTGTTGCGTTATCAGCCCCAGCGCGGCGCCCGTCTGCTGGAAAAGGTGATTAAGAGCGCGCTGGGCAACGCCGAAGAGCAGCGTCACGCCAACGTGGCCAGCTTGATCGTCGTCGATGTCCGCATCGACGGCGGCCCGATGTTCAAGCGGATTCGCCCCCGCTCGCGCGGCCAGGCGTTTGGGATCTTGAAGCGGACCAGCCACATTTCGGTCACGCTCGACAGCCCGTTCGCCCAGCAGCAAGCGGCCACGGCAGAAGAGTAG
- the rpsC gene encoding 30S ribosomal protein S3, which translates to MGQKVNPIAFRTGIMTGWQSRWFASKKEFSELLLEDHKIRRFVKDKFRQAGIPRIEIERTRDEVKVIMHAARPGVIIGRKGQEVDRLQGELQALVGRRINLKIEEINRPAIDAQLVAENIGEQLIKRSSFRRTMKRAIDETMDAGAKGIKIQLSGRLAGSEMARCEKAGAGSIPLSTLRAKVDYGFHEAMTAQGHIGIKVWIYQGMYYEGQNDGADAQEGQAPKKPKRTYKR; encoded by the coding sequence ATGGGCCAGAAAGTCAACCCAATCGCGTTCCGCACCGGCATCATGACCGGTTGGCAAAGCCGCTGGTTCGCTTCGAAGAAAGAGTTCAGCGAACTGCTGCTCGAGGACCACAAGATTCGCCGGTTCGTCAAGGATAAGTTCCGCCAGGCCGGCATTCCGCGGATCGAAATCGAGCGGACCCGCGATGAAGTCAAGGTGATCATGCACGCGGCTCGTCCCGGCGTGATTATCGGCCGCAAGGGCCAGGAAGTCGACCGGCTGCAAGGCGAGCTCCAGGCGCTGGTCGGCCGCCGCATCAACCTGAAGATCGAGGAAATCAACCGCCCGGCGATCGACGCCCAGTTGGTGGCCGAGAACATCGGCGAGCAACTGATCAAGCGGTCGAGCTTCCGCCGCACGATGAAGCGGGCCATCGACGAGACGATGGACGCCGGCGCGAAGGGGATCAAGATTCAACTGTCCGGTCGTTTGGCCGGATCGGAAATGGCGCGGTGCGAAAAGGCCGGCGCTGGCAGCATTCCGCTGTCGACGTTGCGGGCCAAGGTCGATTATGGCTTCCACGAAGCCATGACCGCGCAAGGCCACATCGGTATCAAGGTGTGGATCTATCAAGGCATGTACTACGAGGGTCAGAACGATGGCGCTGATGCCCAAGAGGGTCAAGCACCGAAAAAGCCAAAGAGGACGTATAAAAGGTGA
- the rplP gene encoding 50S ribosomal protein L16, producing the protein MALMPKRVKHRKSQRGRIKGDATRGNRVVFGDFGLQTMQGGWIPAQTIEAGRVSAQQYLRTEGRLYVRIFPHKSITSIPLETRMGKGKGEPEYWAAVVRPGTVLYEVGGVSEDAARLCFRRLAHKMPVPVRFIRRRPL; encoded by the coding sequence ATGGCGCTGATGCCCAAGAGGGTCAAGCACCGAAAAAGCCAAAGAGGACGTATAAAAGGTGACGCGACGCGGGGTAACCGCGTGGTGTTCGGCGACTTTGGCTTGCAGACGATGCAGGGTGGTTGGATTCCGGCTCAGACGATTGAAGCCGGCCGCGTCAGTGCGCAGCAATATCTGCGCACGGAAGGGCGGCTGTACGTCCGCATTTTCCCGCACAAGAGCATCACCTCGATCCCCCTCGAGACGCGCATGGGCAAGGGAAAAGGCGAGCCGGAATACTGGGCCGCGGTCGTCCGGCCAGGCACGGTGCTGTACGAAGTGGGCGGGGTCAGCGAAGACGCGGCCCGGCTGTGCTTCCGCCGCTTGGCGCACAAGATGCCGGTGCCGGTGCGGTTTATCCGTCGGCGTCCGCTGTAA
- the rpmC gene encoding 50S ribosomal protein L29: MKAKELREMSDEQLHLTAKEAAETLFRLRIKHQTERLDAPTELQKNRRLIAKVKTILSERAIKAAAAK, encoded by the coding sequence ATGAAAGCCAAAGAACTCCGCGAGATGAGCGACGAGCAACTGCATCTGACCGCCAAGGAGGCGGCCGAGACGCTGTTCCGGTTGCGGATCAAGCACCAGACCGAGCGGTTGGACGCACCGACCGAACTGCAAAAGAACCGCCGCTTGATCGCCAAGGTGAAGACCATTTTGAGCGAACGGGCCATCAAGGCCGCCGCCGCCAAGTAA
- the rpsQ gene encoding 30S ribosomal protein S17, whose translation MPKRTVIGVVTRDKSKKTRRVEIPRLVRHAKYGKILHRKTVCHMHDEQDESHIGDTVEIRECPPRSALKRWELVRVVEKNQAVNLAAMKAAEELKS comes from the coding sequence ATGCCCAAGCGAACAGTCATTGGTGTTGTTACTCGCGATAAGAGCAAGAAGACTCGCCGGGTGGAAATTCCGCGGCTGGTGCGTCATGCCAAATACGGCAAGATTTTGCACCGCAAGACGGTCTGCCACATGCACGACGAGCAGGACGAGTCGCACATCGGCGACACCGTGGAGATTCGCGAGTGCCCGCCGCGCAGCGCCCTGAAGCGCTGGGAACTGGTCCGGGTGGTCGAGAAGAACCAGGCGGTCAATCTGGCGGCCATGAAGGCGGCCGAGGAATTGAAGTCGTAA
- the rplN gene encoding 50S ribosomal protein L14, translating into MIQMQTRLVVADNTGAKEVMCIKVLGGSRRRVAGLGDVVICCVKSVIAGSEMKKGAVVRGVVVRCKAPTRRDDGSYVRFDTNALVLVDNDQNPRGTRIFGAVARELREKNFMKIVSLAAEVV; encoded by the coding sequence ATGATTCAGATGCAAACCCGATTGGTCGTGGCCGACAACACCGGCGCCAAGGAAGTGATGTGCATCAAGGTGTTGGGCGGGTCGCGGCGGCGCGTGGCCGGACTGGGCGACGTGGTGATTTGCTGCGTCAAGTCGGTGATCGCCGGCAGCGAAATGAAGAAAGGCGCCGTGGTCCGCGGCGTGGTTGTCCGCTGCAAGGCGCCCACGCGTCGTGACGACGGCAGCTATGTGCGGTTCGACACCAACGCCCTGGTGCTGGTCGACAACGACCAGAACCCGCGCGGCACGCGCATCTTTGGCGCGGTGGCCCGCGAGCTGCGTGAAAAGAACTTTATGAAGATCGTCAGCCTGGCGGCGGAAGTGGTCTAA
- the rplX gene encoding 50S ribosomal protein L24, translating to MHIIVGDTVEVITGEDRGDADKPTRGKVLRVDRKRRKVVVEGVNRVLKHIKRSQKNPQGGRLSKEMPVDVSNVMLVSPSTGKPTKTGVRVTKDGVRELYCKSSGTTIRRLTAQVAK from the coding sequence ATGCATATTATCGTTGGCGACACAGTCGAAGTGATCACCGGTGAAGATCGGGGCGACGCCGACAAGCCCACGCGCGGCAAGGTGCTGCGGGTCGACCGCAAACGCCGCAAGGTGGTGGTCGAAGGCGTGAATCGCGTGCTCAAGCACATCAAGCGCAGCCAGAAGAACCCGCAGGGGGGCCGGCTGTCGAAGGAGATGCCAGTCGACGTCTCGAACGTGATGCTGGTCTCGCCATCGACGGGCAAGCCGACGAAAACCGGCGTCCGTGTCACCAAGGACGGCGTCCGCGAGCTGTACTGCAAGAGCTCGGGCACCACGATTCGCCGGCTGACGGCGCAAGTGGCCAAATAG